A stretch of the Desulfobacter sp. genome encodes the following:
- a CDS encoding ATP-binding cassette domain-containing protein, with amino-acid sequence MSADGGKANIIRLFNVTKRYGAKLALDDVSLDIEPGEFIIVSGPSGAGKSTLLKVLYLAERVSEGQILIDGMNLARISPGKLPFLRRRFGMVFQDFKLIPNRTVFENVALVLKVAGEKPSYIRKKVMHVLRTTGMEKKANHLPPTLSGGEQQRVAVARAVVGEPSIILADEPTGSLDEHSARLVVDLLLEYHKNGATILIASHNLGLVESSVQGRNIALEEGKLRGISTMLY; translated from the coding sequence ATGAGCGCGGACGGCGGCAAAGCTAATATAATCAGATTATTCAACGTAACCAAACGGTATGGGGCCAAACTGGCATTGGATGATGTTTCCCTGGATATTGAACCGGGTGAGTTTATCATTGTTTCAGGGCCGTCAGGTGCCGGTAAATCAACCCTTTTAAAAGTGTTGTACCTGGCAGAACGGGTCTCTGAGGGTCAGATTCTGATCGACGGGATGAACCTGGCCAGGATTTCGCCGGGCAAGCTGCCTTTTTTGCGACGCCGTTTCGGCATGGTATTCCAGGATTTCAAGCTTATTCCCAACAGGACTGTATTTGAAAATGTGGCCTTGGTGCTCAAGGTGGCCGGTGAAAAGCCATCCTATATCCGGAAAAAAGTCATGCATGTCCTGAGAACCACGGGCATGGAAAAAAAGGCCAACCACCTGCCTCCTACCTTGTCCGGTGGAGAGCAGCAGCGGGTGGCCGTGGCCCGGGCCGTGGTGGGCGAACCCTCCATTATCCTGGCAGATGAACCCACAGGAAGCCTGGATGAGCATTCTGCACGCCTGGTCGTGGACCTGCTTTTGGAATACCATAAAAACGGGGCCACCATCTTGATTGCCAGCCATAACCTGGGGCTGGTGGAATCCAGTGTCCAGGGGCGGAATATTGCCCTTGAAGAGGGGAAACTTCGAGGAATATCCACCATGCTTTATTAA
- a CDS encoding ABC transporter permease, which produces MKRFLIKAYADIRSNRFLNVITIMTIALSILLVSVFMLFFENASRVLESWNQGGRAMVYLDSRFDPGMLIGLEKQLGDLGGIESSTFISKSQALERLKQEMGSKTGFFSSLKTNPLPHAIEITMVSYSSFDQVKALAEKIEALDMVASVEYGQGWLGRFLKIFNLFKMTGYAMCSLFLLIALFITANTVRLAFYARRTEVEIMRLVGATEGFIKTPFYVEGLFQGFLGGLMGVGILLAGYMTLSSGITQNIGSYVYVDIRFLSWQALGVILFSSTFLGWFGCFLSLKQILK; this is translated from the coding sequence ATGAAGCGATTTTTAATCAAAGCCTATGCAGATATACGGTCCAACCGGTTTTTGAATGTGATCACCATCATGACCATCGCCCTTTCCATCTTATTGGTATCCGTGTTCATGCTCTTTTTTGAAAACGCCAGCCGGGTTCTGGAATCCTGGAACCAGGGCGGCAGGGCCATGGTATACCTTGACTCCCGGTTTGACCCCGGGATGCTCATCGGTCTTGAAAAACAGCTCGGGGACCTGGGCGGTATTGAGTCTTCCACCTTTATTTCAAAATCCCAGGCCCTGGAACGACTCAAACAGGAGATGGGGTCTAAGACCGGTTTTTTTTCCAGTTTGAAAACCAATCCTCTGCCCCATGCCATTGAGATCACCATGGTCTCCTATTCCAGTTTTGATCAGGTCAAGGCCCTGGCAGAAAAGATTGAAGCTCTGGACATGGTGGCATCTGTGGAATACGGCCAGGGCTGGCTGGGCCGGTTTTTAAAAATATTCAACCTTTTTAAAATGACCGGGTATGCCATGTGCAGCCTGTTTTTACTGATTGCGCTTTTTATAACGGCCAACACCGTGCGCCTGGCCTTTTATGCCAGAAGAACCGAGGTTGAAATCATGCGCCTGGTGGGGGCCACCGAAGGGTTTATCAAAACCCCCTTTTACGTGGAAGGGCTTTTTCAGGGATTTTTAGGCGGACTCATGGGCGTGGGGATCCTTTTGGCCGGGTATATGACCCTTTCCTCTGGCATTACCCAGAATATCGGCTCTTACGTATATGTGGACATCCGGTTTTTGTCCTGGCAGGCCCTGGGGGTGATTTTATTTTCCAGCACATTTTTAGGTTGGTTTGGATGCTTTTTATCCCTCAAACAAATTTTAAAATAA